The genome window TAATGCTTCACTAAATGACTCAGATTTTGAATTATCTTCTGGTGTCTTGTTTTCTGCTTCAGATAAGCTTTCAGACTTATCTTCTATGCTTTCATCAACAGATACAGCATCCATTTCCTCACTTCTTTTCACTTGCTCCTTACGATGTCTCTGAATAAATTCATCATAATCTTGGTCTTCTGTTACACAGGCTTTCTCTTTACTACTACTCATTGGTTCTAACAAAATTTTTGCAGGTTCATTATTCATATGATCTGTGGAGTTATTTTCATTCATATCACAGCATGTTTTACTGTGACTGTCACAATCATGAGATTCATCTTGGGTAAAACTACCTGTTATATCCAACATTTCATTTACCGGGGAACTTCTTTCATTTCCTCCAGGAGATATGCTATCTGGTGTGAATACTTCATCATCTGATGCTATATCTCtgctgaaattaataccacttctTATAATGGAATTACTGTCTGCTAACTGACTGGCAGGTTTTTCACTCATATCTTCAAATTCTTTTACAAATGCAATATAAGATTTTGGTTTTGGGCTTTCTAATAGAGTAACTTCATTAGTCTCAGTATTTACAACTAAAAAGtcatcatcatagtcatcatgttgATTTACTGCATCCTTTACTGTCTTTTCATTTTTATCAATGCTTGCAACATCATTAGGTTGCTGGAAATCCTCCTCCAAGTCTTCAGAAATGACACTGTTTTTGTGCTGGTCACTGTCTGTGTCAACACTACTCACACTGCAATTTGCCAGTGCTTGtcgaatttcttcttcaaatcttcTCTTCTCCTGTTCTTCACAGTAATCAGATGATTctccaaatatatcattcaaaaacACTGGGCTAACTGGCTCTGAATCAAATTCgtctttttgttttccttttatgaTAGATGATGGAACGGGATAGTTTTCACTTATGGTGGCTGTAAGTgaactgacactttctctttcttcaAGAATTGGTGAGAGCGGAGCAGTGTAAACATTATAAAGAATAGTAATATCAGTGCGTTCTTCTTCTCTTTGtaaatcatcatcaacatcatctatTTCATCAGGATGAGTTTGCTGCTGTGCACATGGTAGTTTATCACGAAGTTCATTTCTAATTGCAGCCACAAACTCTTCATCTAAACTAAGTGGAACATATTTATCACTGCCACTGCTATCATCATTTTTAAAACTATCTGAACTTGAACTTCCAGGGCTTAGATTTTCTTCTGGAATGTTCGAATCATAGTTGCAGCTGCATTCAtcttcatcagaatttttaaatcTTTTATCATTTGGCTCATGCAAGAACCACCCAGAATGATCAGTCACAGGGAAATGGTCATTTTCTAAAAATATATCTTCTTTTTTTACAGAGTTTGAACAAACTTTCAATGGTGTTTCTGAAGTAACACCTCTCACAGCAGCTAGGACATGTACATTATCTGAGCAAATACATCTCTCATTACACTCCTCTTTTCCACAGTCGTCTTTGTTGTTAAGAACATCAGTATTTAACTGATCCTTTGACACACATTCATCTGACAACACAGGTACATTAACTTCAACAAAATTATCAGAAAACTGGTAGCTTTCATTTTCACCTTTCCAGACATTTATGTTCAAATTCAGGTTCAGGGGCGAAAATTCTGTATTTAACTGCTCAAGAGAAGTTACATAATTAGTTGGTACATCACATTTTTCCATTTTATCAGGGTCATTTATATTGCTTTCCAAAATCTTATCAGAATCACATTTCTTATGGTTCATAATATCAATATTAGCTATTTCATCCCTGTTTCCTTGAATTGAGAAAGAGTCATCAGGAAAATCAAGAGCAGTACTTCTGTGTTCTGCATCTTCATCACATTCTTCCCCTTTAGCAGAATAGTTAAATCCACCTTTATTAAAAGTCTCTTCTAGTTCAGCTTCAATATCTTCTAAATTGTATTTTTCATCACATGCATCTTCACAGCTTTCACTAAGGCTACCTTTGTCACGAAATCCTGAGTCACTACTTCGTTCGTCATCTGGTGTAGAATGTTTCACAACATCAAGGCCCAATTCATCATCTAGCTCAACAATGACATCTTGGTTAAATCGTACCTGATAGTCATGTAGCTTTCGACTATGTTCATAGTTTTTCTCATCAAAGGTCACATGGAGCATTTCGTCACCAGAGATATGTGCTTTATGCTGATGGTTCCACTTCTCTACTTTATTTGGTGATGCCTCAGATAATGAATCTTCTCCGGAATCAAGAAATGATAACTGTTTGGATGTCAAACACATTTCAATCTTTTCATCAACACCTCCTCTAAGAAAATCAAGAGCAGCGTGATCCGTTTGTACTGCATTTTTCGACAAGAAAGATTCTAAATTGTTAATTTCTAGATCTTCTTTCTTAGTATCAATGTGAAGCTGTCTTGTGATTGTATTATTTATGTTGCCAGCAGGAATGTGAAATGATTTTTCTTCTGGGTATAATCTGACACCACTGTCAGAAATAGTTTCCTTATCACTCTCTGTTTTACTTAATTCCACCAAAGGCAGTATTGCCTGCTTTGCTGCAAGTAAACATGATTTTTCTAGAGAACTATGGATGACTTCCTTGAGAATAAATTCTGATAATGTGGTTTTGAGATCACAGTTAGGGTCACTGATTGCTGATAGTTTTTCAGGATCTGCCACTCTTAAATTATCTTCCTCATTTAATGATGTACATTTCTGGGGTGTGTTATCTATCCACTCATCAACAATCTCTCTTTCATAAGCTATATCTTCACCTGTCTTCCGCTCCTCCACAGGCTTTGTTGTGCTAACAAGTTCTACATCAAATATGTTAGCCACAATAGATGTATCTGGACTGGTTTGTTCTGAATCTAGGGGTGTGGCAGAAATGAGATTTAAGCGTGGAATTTGTAATTCAGATTTTGTATCTTCTAATCCCATCTTTCCTTTCTCTGAAGTGCAGCTAATCATACTTTGTTCCTTAGTATGAATTTCGTACCCTGATGCTAGGTAAGGGCCTGTCCATATTTCATCATCCATACTCTCTTCTATTTCTTTCTTGCACTCATTAATGCTAGAGTCATTTCTTGCTGCATCAATGTTTAAAAATTCTGCTTTTCCATGGAGAGAATTTGAAGAACAATCACTAGACAATACATTAATGCTCTCTGTAACTTCACTTTCTGGAAGTAATGGTGGCTCAGTATAAACAtcttttgaaacattgttttctaaagTTGTAGTACAAATTCTGATGTGATCAGGCAGGCTAACACCAACTTGGGCTTCTACACTATGTGGTGCAGAACTGTTTACTTCTTGTTTCAGATTAACCAATGGGGGAATTACACTTTCTGTTTCCGCTTTTGTAGCATCTACCTTTGGTGCCAGTGTTCCAATATTTACATTTGATGATTTGCTTTGATCTCCATGGAGCAAGTCTGCAACAGCACATTCTGTCTCATTTCCGACTAAGTGACTGTCATCATTGTGCCCAGCAAAGGTTACCTTCTCAATCACATTTTCACACTGGCAAATGTTGCTTGTATTATGGGTTGTAGACTCTGTAATTGTACTCTCAGATGATGGACGATAATTGAGCTCTTGCATGGGATTAGGATTATTGAGGTGAACATTGCTCAAAGAATAAAGTGCTTCTTCAGAAACTCCAGTTTGCGCTTTAGTACAGATAGTTTCGGTGTCATTATCAACAGTAAAGTGAACTGGACCACAGCTATCAGTTACAGCCAGTTCTGAAAACTCCCCTGGGGTTTCCTCTAGATATTTATCACTTTGTGGCATCTGCATGTAGTTTTCAGTTAATTGTCCTACTGTGTCTTGAGTATATCTCTCTGTAAGAACATCTGCATCGACAGAAGATGCATCTGCATTAGCATTCGATTCTTGACCACAATTTGTTTGTTCCAGACTCCTGCTGAACCCTGGATCTGCTTTGTTACAGCTATTACAAATGGAATCTATTTCCCCTTCAATTTTGGTATCATTCTCATTTTCTGAATTACTCTTTTTTGGAAACTGTTCATGTTCTTTAACTACCTCTGTAACAGCTTCTGATGATATGCTAATATTACTCTCATCTGGTGATAACGAAATACAACCTCCATTATTATTTTCTTTGTACTCCAATGGAAATGGAGATATACTTTCAGTAGTTGAAGATAATGTTCTTTCTGATGACACAAAATGAGTTAAGACATGTTCACCATTTAATTCTAATGGTTGTGATGTCTCATTCTGTTCCAGCATTAATTGAATGTGTGCCAAGGAGTCATCATTACCCATTTTTGCAATTTCATTAGGTTTTTTTACAATAAATGGAACATTCATACCTAAATCTAATTTACTGTCATCACCTCCCTCAGAATATACATAACTGTCACTGCCATATGTACTGTCATCCCTAAAGGCTGTATTAAGACCCTTAAAGTAATCCATAGTAAATTCTTCAGATGCTCCTAATATAACTGAACCATTATAATCTTCATCTGAACTTGTTATGTGTGGTATACTTAAATTATTACTTATTAGTATATTCTTTTCTCTTTCGTCTAGACTTTGTGTTGGTAATGAATGGCCACTGACTTGGATCTCATTGTCACTATCAAAATTATCACCAATTAAAACAGCAACATCTTGTTCACTTGTTTCATCTGGGCACAATTTCAGTCCATCTATAGAGTTGCTTCCTTTCTTTTCAGCATACGGGTGGTCACATACTGCATCAATTGATTCCACTGACTCATCATCAGCTGTACTTAACACATCTTGCACTTTGTTGACAAAACCTTCATCAGCAAAAAACTCAGGTGACAAACCCTTTAAACCACTAGCAGGTGCTAGAGTGGAAGTGTTACTGTCTACCAGCAGCATAGTAGAACCAGTATCACTGacagaaatttctttattttttttaatagcaatattttcattgtcactgatagGATATTGAAAAGAAGTGTTTGTTTTACTGCTATCCACATTTGAAATCTTATTATGTAACAAAGAAGGAACAGAGTCATTATTTGCATCATCTATTATTAAAGTATCTTCTCTCGCACTACTATTATCCTTAAGCCCTACACTATGATCTAAACAAGACAGCCTTTCAAATTCAGAACTATTATGAAATGAGTGCCTCGAGCAAGTTGAACCCATGGTTGGACAACAGCTGGATTGTCTTTCCGTTTCTAAAAAACTATTTATTAAACTTTTCAGTTCAGTAGGCTCTTGCTTACTGCAAGAAACCAAAGCATTTTCTATTGTGGATATCTCACGGTAATTTTTATTTGGTTGATAGTTCATATCAGGTAGGACTATCCTTTCTGTCAACTGTGAATCAATTAAAACTTCTTTTATAATTGGCTTAGCACTGTTTGAATTATCTGTCAGTTCAGATTTTCTTTCCGAGGCATTAATggctaaaaaattttttttatgcgGATGGTCTGAGGATAATAAACTATGTACTTCAGAAGCAGAATCATCACTGAAAGGTGATGATCTTTGTATGAGTGGATCATGCGTCGGAGAAGGAGTCAAATTAATTTCTGAGCTCTGTGATGACAATGAATTGATTGTCAATCTATTTTTGTTACCATCTTTTTGGGCTTCATGAAGTTTAACCAAAGTACTAAAGAACTCCTCACCCAATACTGCCTGGTGAATATTACCTTCACTGCCAGCTATCGGAAAACAAGTTGATTTAACAGCAGAGCCCCTGTGTTGCCGAGAAAGAGAATTTCTACTATTTACACTTCTCTCAAAATTCCATGTCAAAGAAGGAGGTTCAGAATCACTACCATCACTGCACTCAATGTGAGTTAGAATCATAAGATCTGCTACACTCTTTGATTTCTCTTTCACTTTTTCAGAAAACTCTCCACGTTCTATCCTCTTCCTCCATGTTTCATCTTCAGTATCTGTTCCCGAATCTGTAGTTTTACTTTCATGGTGGAAAGTTTTGTAAGGAAAACTCTCTTCCTGAAGACTGTCAAGCTGTGCTTCTGACTCTCTTGTTTTACCAGTTTCAATTTCAGCTGGAATTCCAAGTCTGAAATCCAAAACAACATTCTGTTCACTTGCCACTATATCCTTGGCAGGACTCTCATGGTGCGAAACAGTGTGACTGGAAActtctgaagatgatgatgaagttttTTCTTGAGCAAGAGCATTGTCTAGATCTCTTATAGCTTCAGATATTTTCATTACAAACTTGGCATCTTCTTCATTTGTTGTTTCTACTCCCTGCAGCCACGAATCAAAATCAGGTTCAGATATTATATTTTCAAGTTCATTGTTCTTTGATTCAACTACACCCAAactttctgaaaattttattgtatttctaTCATCATCTGCAATAGCAACATCTGTTCTCACAAAAGTATCTGAATGTTCATCTATTGATGTTTCACACAAATTCTCAACTGATCCATGTAGATCTTGAAGGCTAACAGATTTCTGTTTCTGCTGCAAATTTAGGGTAAAGAAATCTCCTCCTGAGCTGCTTGTCAATGACAGTTGTGGTGATGTTGTCATTGGTGAAGAACTGCTAACTTCTGGGGCAATTATTGACAGTGACATCACATCCATGCTTTCTCCAGATGGTCGTGGCAAAACAAAAGCCTTCTGTTCAATGAAAGAAATGGGCAGGCCACCTTGATGGTGCTGCCTAGGCAAAGTGTGATTGTCAGTCTTAGGTATGGTGTTTGGCTTGAAAGATTCCCAGCGCCTTTCAAAATCTTCATCTGTTTGTAGACTGGATTCCTCTCCAATGTATTGGTCATGGCTTAAATGGAGATGGTTTAACATTCTAACAACTTGGTCCAAAGCTGGCCTCTTCACAACAGGTTCCCAACAAAGCTTCATGAGAAGATACCTGCAAAATATGACATTTATGAATGGCAATcagtagtgtaaatgaaaaatgtaaaaagaaatatacACCCCTTGTAAATTAATATGGAAAACATTTACATATAAATAACCATTTTAAAGTTGAAGTATTAAAAAAATCCAAATTAAAATGACATGTTTCTGTGTAATGAGATACATTAAGTTCAAtaaaaacaaagtaagaaatacagTCCAATTTGTCACTGTTTAAAATTCTGTGTGTCGTCCTTCCATGAGATAAAACTCTTATTGCATGATATAAGAAAAGTTTGTCACACTCAAAATACTTTTTTATAAACAAACAGTTGAAATGGACAAATTTTCTTGGAAAACACACATACTCTGGCATTATTATCTTCTAATAATGTCTGTGTTACACACACATCATGAAATTCAGCTGACATAATTACAAATATCTTGTAGATGACTGCTGGTATGATAATAATTTAGTAAGTGTCATttctttacaaaaaaagaaaataatattaattttgtgaaaaaactatCCACCACTCTTATAACTAGTAAAAATAAATATTCCCATGATGCACTTCAGTAACAAGAATTCATGCAACATATATTGTATGCAGAGAATATTCTTGTTTCAGTGTCTTTAAAGTTTCTTTTAATATATGATATAATGATGTGTGATCTTCCAacaaatttcaaataatgtggtcaTCTGCATAAATTCTATGAAACACAATGACAAACGTATCAagcaaaatacaattacaaaacaaaacaagcaCTTCCAGTATGCGAAATTACATTCATATTACACGTAAAGAAACTGTGAAAagttacaaaaatatttgaaaatatgacATTTTTCCACAGATATACTGAAGACACTACATTAATCTACAGACTTTACACAAAAACTGCAATAACCTACATAAGAAAAATCCAAGAGTGACCTGCCAAACTAAAACAAAGGCTAATTCACATTACCAAATAACGACACAAGTAATCTGACATACTGTTCAACTTTCTGAATGTGTACCATGCTTCAAATGTACAACAAACACTAAACAGATGATACAGATACAACTGGAGTCACTTTAGCTACACATTCAGACACTTAATTTAAAAATGCAGGAAAGGGAAAATGGGTTTGAATGAAATACACACTTCATACAAGGCCTGAGAATCCAGAAGGCTGGAGGCAGGCTGCAAGAAACATAAGATTTAAAAGAAACAATGTTTTCATACTCCACAGCAGCAAGAAAATGTGTAAGTGAATGGTTAtttaatgagaatgaatagcaaaaGTAAAGTTGTGACAGTGACAATATTTTCTCAAGACTATTTCTGTGGCCTGTTTTCAAAAATGTGTGTCACTACTGGGTGTTTGCTACATGGGACGACAAATAAAACttatatttcagttactgaaatgCAGTACACTGGAAGAGTAGAATGGTTACAACTGTAGCATCTAAATATATGGTTTGCACTGCAATCCCTGTCCACATTTGCTCCTTTTCACTCACCAAAATACATTGTAACCAAGTCTGGCTCAGAAGTTATGAGATCTCCTCACAACTCATTCAAAAAACTGTGTACTCCATGCTATGTTTAACTACTAGATGTTGTCTTTGCCAGCACAAACCTGCTCATAAattttctgtatgtgctgacttttCAAATCCTTAGTTTAAAGCTAATAGAGAAATGTGATGAGAAAAAGGGCATGTTGCTGAAGACATTGCACATGATCATGATTCACAGAATTAACACCACCTGATGGACTGAAAACTTTCAAAGTAAActactcaccaaaaagcagaattGTTATGTTGCCGATAGGTACACACAAGAAGAGAGCAAACTTGCTACTTTTGGAGCAATCCATTTTTGAGCTAGAggacaagcgcgcgcgcgcgcgcacacacacacacacccacccacacacacacacacacacacacacacacacacacacacaccctaagtCCCTACATGGTGCCGGTAAATGTTCGTCCAGTCAGTGCACTGTAGCAGCATGGCTACGCAAGCGGGTGCACTCATTTGTGTATGTTTTTCTGTGTATGTTTATATTGTAGCTTGAAGAAAGATTACTCTAAAAAAACTAGCAAGtcatctttcttttttgtgtgcctgtcgagattcaacacttctgcttttcggGTGAGGTCTCCTTTAATCCATGTACACATTCACCAGGATTTTCTTATAAAACTTCCAAAGTACGTCTATAAATTTTTCTTATATAAATCTCGATACAATTATTGAGCATTTGCGATTACACAAACACTAAATAAACACAGAAGAAATATCTATTTCAAAGGCAGTGACGTATGAaagcatatacaaaatttcactggCTTCGAGATGTTCAGGTTTCCTCACTAGCCAAACGAGAAAGGAAGTGTTGGCAAAAATTTACTTTACAATGGTCAGGTAACAAATTCCTTGAGTACTTTCAATGGAGATCCAGCAGGAGGGAGGAAGAGGGTAATTCAATACTGAAATATTATCAACAGACGGAACTTAAAAGTTAGAAGTAGTACAGAGAGTAAATAGTGTTTGAAACAAGGGCAGCGCAGGGCATACTGGGAACAGAAGTGCAGTACGAGAAAAAAATGGAGGATAGAGGCAAATAGTGTGGCTGTGATAACTCTGCCACACTGActaatttaattttcattattagGCTGCATAAAGTGGGCAACAGTTATCCACACTGTACATTTCACTGCACGAGATCTGCCTCTTCTACAGCGCAGAGGCTACAATTAAGCACTTGCCACAGATGCTGCAATTTGGATGGGATGATTGCAGCCCTTTTAGGAGACTGTTTGCCTTCATAACCCCTGTTCCTACCCACATAGAACAGgattatacacaaaaaattatttcacgaTATTTTCTAACTATAATGTTGATACCAATTGACTACTAACCACCATAAGGAAAATGGCTACATGTGGCCAATCACATGCAATCATAACTAATATGTAATTGTGCACTGCAACACAGCTGTTCCATACATAGACCATGATGGAATCATACCTCCATGGATGCAATGTATAACTCATGAATTGTTTCTAAGTATTTGTTTTTGAAGATTTGACATTTTAATGGAGAGTATTACTTTGTGTTTTCAGATTGCATCTAATGCcataataaatagtaaaaaaaaatgtatgcTGGACATTTTGCAATTCTGTGCAGCCATCCTAAATTATCAAATTTATTTAATCCACAGCAATAACAGTTCGACATGAAGTGAGGAAGGAGACTGCCTGATTTAATGGActtttacattaaataaatttccCTTGTGCAGGCTGTCATGATATCCAGCTGGGTAAACAACAAATGTTAGTTGTAATTGTCATCTCATGAGGTAGTCTGCCATGCAGGAAATGTTAAATGTGACCGTCTAGTTGGCTGGTGAGGTATTACCGAAAAGCCAAGGGCAAAATCAATGAAAACAGAAAGTAAAACCAGAAATTGAAAAACATGAGAGTTTGAGTAAGAGGTACACAAATGGCAGTTACACAAGTTTTTGCAGGCCAAAATGTGGAAACAATGACCATTAAAGATAATTAATGCAAGATGAACACATTTTAAAGACTGGAAATCATAAATAATCACTTTCATCTCACAGACTGCTTAAGCAATATAGAAATGCAACTACATAATCAGCCTGTTACTACAGATCGATAGTTGCCAAATCTGCAGCTGTTATTGAAAAAATTGTACTGCTACGTATTATATTTTTCACTTTAATGCAAGTAAAATGGTTAACTGTGATGTTTTAACGAAAATATTCCACAGAAGaatgattttttctttctttttccgttTTCCTTCATTTTCATTGCTTTGTCTATCTTGCATCTGCATATACTTCCTCTTCTTACCTGCATGATTAATTTTAGCTAGTGCACAATTTAGATGCAGCTAGCGTCTACTGCATACACCTTTTAAAAGTTCCAAGGCACATATAAGCAATGAGAGCTGCTTTCCAACAGTGTTTCTCTCTTATACTGGATTTAATTAAGGCGCTGATCGAAGCTTAAAAATTAGCCACTACAAGTCGTGCACTGTCTCAGCTACAATGAAtgacaaattaaaaaatattatgaGGTACTAATAACCAGATTTTAGGAACTTTAAATGAGAAGTTCTGGTATACACAATGATAATGTATGTTCTAGTGAAAACTGTTCCACATTTCCACCTTGCCTGTTTGATGTCAGAAGAGGTCGCTCCGCTTAGAGTTGCAATAGTGGGAATGCACATTGTTTCTTATTCACCTACACTAAGCATTCATAATGATTGTTTCAACTTAAAATTTCACCAAATGGGAAATCCATTCTGTATATGGTTTTCAGTGACAAAACAAACTCAAAACTATTGACATTCATCATAAAattaaatgtgtataaaatgtgtaatTAGTGAAGGTGTCATCTAGATAGCATCGACAATGACATAATGACAACAGAAGTCGCCATCCACCGGTAGTGGGTAATAAACAGGTACAGAAATCTGACAAAAGATATCATGAAAATGTGTTCTATGATATCTCAACTGTCAATCAACCTTCAACAGACTTCTTGGAATGTTTCTCACGAGATCGTGAATGAATTGGTAGGGTATCATAAGTTCTGTGCTCATCTGATTCCAAAACTCCTATGTGAGAACCATAAAACTGAATAGATGACTGCTTCCCTGGATTTTCTTTTTTGTAAGAACTTGgaaagatagagatagagatagagagagagagagagagagagagagagagagagagagagagagagaaggttatGGCTATTGTAGTTTGAGACGCTTAAGCAAAcctgtttttgtattttatggAACATTGAAGTACTGCCAGTTCTGGAACACTTCATGAGAAACGTAAAAAACTTAGGGGAACCATTCAAAACAAGTGACATGACTCTCAACCAAAGGTATTATGTTTTTGTATGACAGTGCTTGGTCACACTATGCTAAACAGACACGAGAATTGTTGTCAGTTGCAAATATTTCTAAACATCCTCCTTACAGTGCAGACATGACTCcgagtgttttccacattttcacgAATATGAAAAAGTAGCTTGGCTCCCAAACCTTTGACTGCAATGACTGCAGCAGGATCTTATGGAGAGGGAATTTGACAACTCATAAAGAGAGATGATAAATGCTTGAATTTGAATGGTGATCATACAAACAAAGTAATAGGGAGGTGTCGTTTCTAATTTTACACATGAATTTACCTTGCCAATTCCAGTATTTTATTTACAGCAAAACAGAGGTGAGTTTCCAACAGCCTTCATACAAAACATTCATTTCCTGATTTGAAAGAAATACCCACAAGTAGTTCATTCTACATAATGATGTCCTGCAGAAGATAATTGTACATGTTCACCAGCATATGTAAACAACGAGAAAATATTTTAACAGAACatgtactatttttatttaagtgtgATTGTACTGCAACagttcaaaataattaaaattaaatttgtaatttaCTGTTACGAAAATAACTTCAAAATTTTCATTATGTAAATCACATCTGTTAACAGCAAACTTCATTATATTTATGACATTAAATTTCAGGTCCTGCTACCATATTTCTAGTAAATCAATTGAATGGAAGGAAGGGAGCTTCAGGGGTG of Schistocerca serialis cubense isolate TAMUIC-IGC-003099 chromosome 2, iqSchSeri2.2, whole genome shotgun sequence contains these proteins:
- the LOC126456388 gene encoding uncharacterized protein LOC126456388, whose amino-acid sequence is MFPPAAAAAAPGDRSSVVHFEPLPDVGSARLQPPQAPAPSRKPASFNNVVSGGLSARDWLEDPHANFPRHQLKYLRELGRGWFGRVVEGEAQNIINSEKNSKVVVKILREDATPTDQMYFLHEVRYHRDLNHPNILRLLGRCLEKDPFLLLLEASPGGDVKTFLMQNASTADVLNQQGVTLKMACNIAAGLHHMHSKGFVHTDLAARNCLITSDLTVKIGDYGTSIENFKDDYYCAGDIALPIRWCAPETLHCTETTIETKEVTPNANVWNLGVVLWEICEFGKLPYAELTDDEVIVKVLGEGTYRLPLPSYISPYRNNLYLLMKLCWEPVVKRPALDQVVRMLNHLHLSHDQYIGEESSLQTDEDFERRWESFKPNTIPKTDNHTLPRQHHQGGLPISFIEQKAFVLPRPSGESMDVMSLSIIAPEVSSSSPMTTSPQLSLTSSSGGDFFTLNLQQKQKSVSLQDLHGSVENLCETSIDEHSDTFVRTDVAIADDDRNTIKFSESLGVVESKNNELENIISEPDFDSWLQGVETTNEEDAKFVMKISEAIRDLDNALAQEKTSSSSSEVSSHTVSHHESPAKDIVASEQNVVLDFRLGIPAEIETGKTRESEAQLDSLQEESFPYKTFHHESKTTDSGTDTEDETWRKRIERGEFSEKVKEKSKSVADLMILTHIECSDGSDSEPPSLTWNFERSVNSRNSLSRQHRGSAVKSTCFPIAGSEGNIHQAVLGEEFFSTLVKLHEAQKDGNKNRLTINSLSSQSSEINLTPSPTHDPLIQRSSPFSDDSASEVHSLLSSDHPHKKNFLAINASERKSELTDNSNSAKPIIKEVLIDSQLTERIVLPDMNYQPNKNYREISTIENALVSCSKQEPTELKSLINSFLETERQSSCCPTMGSTCSRHSFHNSSEFERLSCLDHSVGLKDNSSAREDTLIIDDANNDSVPSLLHNKISNVDSSKTNTSFQYPISDNENIAIKKNKEISVSDTGSTMLLVDSNTSTLAPASGLKGLSPEFFADEGFVNKVQDVLSTADDESVESIDAVCDHPYAEKKGSNSIDGLKLCPDETSEQDVAVLIGDNFDSDNEIQVSGHSLPTQSLDEREKNILISNNLSIPHITSSDEDYNGSVILGASEEFTMDYFKGLNTAFRDDSTYGSDSYVYSEGGDDSKLDLGMNVPFIVKKPNEIAKMGNDDSLAHIQLMLEQNETSQPLELNGEHVLTHFVSSERTLSSTTESISPFPLEYKENNNGGCISLSPDESNISISSEAVTEVVKEHEQFPKKSNSENENDTKIEGEIDSICNSCNKADPGFSRSLEQTNCGQESNANADASSVDADVLTERYTQDTVGQLTENYMQMPQSDKYLEETPGEFSELAVTDSCGPVHFTVDNDTETICTKAQTGVSEEALYSLSNVHLNNPNPMQELNYRPSSESTITESTTHNTSNICQCENVIEKVTFAGHNDDSHLVGNETECAVADLLHGDQSKSSNVNIGTLAPKVDATKAETESVIPPLVNLKQEVNSSAPHSVEAQVGVSLPDHIRICTTTLENNVSKDVYTEPPLLPESEVTESINVLSSDCSSNSLHGKAEFLNIDAARNDSSINECKKEIEESMDDEIWTGPYLASGYEIHTKEQSMISCTSEKGKMGLEDTKSELQIPRLNLISATPLDSEQTSPDTSIVANIFDVELVSTTKPVEERKTGEDIAYEREIVDEWIDNTPQKCTSLNEEDNLRVADPEKLSAISDPNCDLKTTLSEFILKEVIHSSLEKSCLLAAKQAILPLVELSKTESDKETISDSGVRLYPEEKSFHIPAGNINNTITRQLHIDTKKEDLEINNLESFLSKNAVQTDHAALDFLRGGVDEKIEMCLTSKQLSFLDSGEDSLSEASPNKVEKWNHQHKAHISGDEMLHVTFDEKNYEHSRKLHDYQVRFNQDVIVELDDELGLDVVKHSTPDDERSSDSGFRDKGSLSESCEDACDEKYNLEDIEAELEETFNKGGFNYSAKGEECDEDAEHRSTALDFPDDSFSIQGNRDEIANIDIMNHKKCDSDKILESNINDPDKMEKCDVPTNYVTSLEQLNTEFSPLNLNLNINVWKGENESYQFSDNFVEVNVPVLSDECVSKDQLNTDVLNNKDDCGKEECNERCICSDNVHVLAAVRGVTSETPLKVCSNSVKKEDIFLENDHFPVTDHSGWFLHEPNDKRFKNSDEDECSCNYDSNIPEENLSPGSSSSDSFKNDDSSGSDKYVPLSLDEEFVAAIRNELRDKLPCAQQQTHPDEIDDVDDDLQREEERTDITILYNVYTAPLSPILEERESVSSLTATISENYPVPSSIIKGKQKDEFDSEPVSPVFLNDIFGESSDYCEEQEKRRFEEEIRQALANCSVSSVDTDSDQHKNSVISEDLEEDFQQPNDVASIDKNEKTVKDAVNQHDDYDDDFLVVNTETNEVTLLESPKPKSYIAFVKEFEDMSEKPASQLADSNSIIRSGINFSRDIASDDEVFTPDSISPGGNERSSPVNEMLDITGSFTQDESHDCDSHSKTCCDMNENNSTDHMNNEPAKILLEPMSSSKEKACVTEDQDYDEFIQRHRKEQVKRSEEMDAVSVDESIEDKSESLSEAENKTPEDNSKSESFSEALSEPISLGTHQTGVENTLKRHQCYDDLSTGFTQDGDLTTQAEETNSGDQLDVSSFCERGPESYLCTSFDKSADTDSHKKCDMKEFTEHNELLNSLKMLMNQNRTDIYSEKIADSDKNGGTKQEESETQLIDQMSERGPVLNDTLKLYRKRKEAEAAISDERDWLSAGREASALSTKAPMPSPEEESWKQLPSMLAFSADLNSAEEKDTGFSPVPAAISDDLMSTSFSLKEEDFGDCYTPDWESGSEDTNEEDNSSSSGEFIWKEGDKEAPVKALSVTPASNPLKAYEGLSDFPMEVIEEEEEDDDDNDDDDDDSSSSGSGAEFVPSAWNSEATPNRSALRSPDKRSEQKKNVSFKKQKYHCVYEYPREVSDSDSEGIESPSRKRWDMYQPPSVDYASYADWDLVLEGDVPEQISQDTDAEPDVKKASSIEQFDFYKLSSVDYDFASGAVPEDREFFISSTARPFQFNPSSTDSLVGSNVSQFFPGKESMLSSVKSSDCTNLEILPVPSVCDSEADHTDTVNNSTCVAETSPQKIQTQGVTGSPTKLEFKDKKFPWNSSKIESKDRLATDSPTLRPKQGTPLTVDRVARPDDRDSPPELLSPSSPLSPSGLGELRHTRDRLKLDLPPSGSPFLLDPPSGAKRRSLVEAVKGEASLLDSGEETEDSGIESSNGHRGGDVIEGSGHI